AGAAATGACCTATTACAAAGCCGGATCCGCCTCCATCCCGGGTACCCTTGAATGGGTCACCGGTGCTGCAGCACTCAAATTCCTGCCGATGTCGGTAACCGGGGATGTAACCAGCGTCGTGCTGGACGGGGGCGTCTACTGGATTGGAACGGAGACCGGCCTGCAGCGGGTTGATTTCGGCGCAAGCGATACCAAGGATATTGTTCAGTATATGGCCGGACCAAGGTATCTGTATGGCGGAGACGATCATGTGACGGGACTTGCCAGTGACGGGCAGAACGGCATTTGGGTCCGGACAGTGAGCGGTGTCACGCATATCGCGATGCCGGAGAAGACGCTGCATGACAAATCGTTTATCTATGAGGATCTGGTGAAGTCGATTCTGGACCGGCGCGGCATGGTTCATGGCGCAGGCTTTACCTTTACGGAGACGGACAGCAAGCTGGATGCGGTTAATTACAACTCTGCAACCGGAGTGTTCACATCCACACCTACCACCAGTGACAATGACGGTCTATGGACAGCGATGTATGCAATGGGGGAGATTTTCCGCTATAAAGCACTGCAGGAGCAGTACGGTGCCAGCCCGGCTTCCGGGGAGCAGGCAGAAATTGCTGATGCAAGAGCGGCGGCGCTTAGAGCGACCAAGGCCGTTCTGCTGCTCGATTATGTCTCCGGACGCGGAAACGGATTTCCGGCACGCTCCTATATGCTGACCAGCGAAGAGAGTGCGGCTACAGTGGGCAATTCAGTGTACGGCTACCAATCCCAGAACGGCTTCTGGTTCCAGAACTTTGTCGGGCCGGACATGATTAACCCGAATGGAATCATTCCAAGCATGCAGCGTAACGACGGGGTTGAGCCTATCGGCTATTCCATGGTGAGGGTAACCAAAGATGCAGAGAACAAAAAAGGCTCCACGCTGTTCCCGAGCGGAGGTACGGATGTGCTCAATTACAATGGGCTTGGGCTTAGTCAAGCCGCCATTGACGAGCTGAACCTGACGCGTCCTGAAGGCCAGAAGCTGGGAATTGATATCAAGACACGGGTTGGAACTACCGTAACCGGCGCAGTCTATCAGGTGCTGCCTGTCATTACAGCCGCCACCAACAACAATGACGCGAAGGAAGATAAAACAACGGGCATCAATAATAAGCCGCTGTTTCAGCTGACAGCTCCTGTCTACGAGCAGATTCCGGAATTCTTCAATGATTTGTTCCCGGATAGCGCCATTGTGGACGGGCATATCGACATGAACCAGATTGTGTATAAGGCAGATACTTCTGCAGATGAAGTGGATGGCCATTATGCCATGTTCTATACAGCTTATAAATATCTGGTCGGTGACAGCACCGATCCTGAACTTCTTGAGCTGAAATCCCTCATTGAAGAAACCACGCACCGCATGACAGAGCTGATTTTGAAGGACGACCATTATTACATTGAGGATGCTACCGGCAAATCAACACAGTGGTCCAGATGGTTCGCCAAATACTTCAACGACAGCCTTGGCGTTATGGAGCAGCAGGTACAGTGGCAGTCCAAGATCGGCGTTGACGAAAAAGGGGATGATGCGCTGTCCTACGGTTACGAAGACGGTCCGCTCAACGCACTGCAAGTCATGGCTGCGCTGAAATCAGCAAGCTATATTGTCGCAGCGAGCTATCCGGCTGATTCGGCCAAGTATGAGCTGGCTTATGAGCAGGCTTTTGCCGGCAGCTACAGCAAGGAAGAGCCGTATATCAACGGCCGGGGCTATATGGCGATGGCGCAGGATTATATTGAGCGCAGACTCGTGCGTCAGGCTACCAATGCTTACAGCGAGAACGGCAACCAGCCGGTAACTATGGATAATGCAGGCGATGGCACGAACACCAATGCGACGCTTCATAATGACTGGACCCAATATATCAATTACTCGGATGAAGAGCTGGGCTGGTTCCCGGTATTCATACTTGTTACGCTTGAGCAGGATGCAGGCAGACATGCACAGATTGTAGCAGCCTATGATCAATGGTACTCCAATGAGGTGCGGGAGGAGAATCCGTTCTACACCTTCCTCTACCAGCTTGCGCATCCGGACAAAACCGATGTCGATCTGCAGTCGGCTGTCCGCTTCCTGTACCGTTTCCCTGAATTCCAGATTGAATTCCCGGTGCAGTGGGACCGTCAGGATGTGCTGTATATTGAACCGGGTGACCGCGATGATTATAAACAGACGAACTACGCACTGGCTCCGGATGAGCGGCGCATTATTAAGCATAACTCGAATCCTTTTGAAAATGACAGCCAGACTACCGGGGCCAATCCGGGGTATAACTACCATTCAGGCGGCATTGAGGCTGGTTCGGTATTCACACTGCCCTACTGGCTGGGGCGTTATTTTGAAATCATCAAGGAGTAACAGGGCTTACTGAACTGAAGGTAACGGAGCCGGAGCGCCCCATGCAGGGGTGCTCCGTATGCTCTCTGCGCTGACGGTCGCCCGGCCTTCCTTCATCCAAACTGTCTCTCGATAGTATAGCTGGGGAAATCGCCCCGGAATACGCCGAAGCTGTATTCCAGCGGGGAACCGTCGGCCAAATACGTAAAAGTTCTCACTTGCAGGCAAGGGGAGCCTTCTTTAACACCAAGCAGCCTGCTGGCTGTTTTGTCCGCGAGTACAGGCTTCAGCTGCTCCACAGAGCGGTGGGCCTTCAGGTTATACTCTGACTCAAGGAAGGAGAAGAGCGATCCATCCTTATATTCATTAATGAGCCCCGGGGCGAGATCCCAGGCAATATAAGTAGTCTCATACAAGAGCGGTTCATTATCGGCATAGCGGAGCCGCAATAGCTGGTTTACCGGTGCTTTCAACGGAATATTGAGGAATTCATTGAGCGGGATTTCCGCAGGTGTCACTTTGGCTTCGATAATTGTACTGGTCGGCTCTTTGCCGCTCATCAGCACATCTTCAGTGAAGCTTCGTTTCTGGTTAAGCTGGAGCTCCTTCCGTTTGACAAAGGTACCCTTGCCCTGGTGCCGCTCAAGAATATCCTGAACCTCAAGTTCGCTGAGCGCGAGGCGGATGGTGGTCCGGCTGGCGGAGAACATCTCGCATAAAGCGGCTTCGGTGGGAAGCTTCTCTCCGACAGCATAGAAGCCGGATTGAATCTGTTTGAGCAGTTGTTCTTTAATATTGAAATATAATGTATTATTTGTTCTCTTTGTCATTACAAGTTTCCTCCGATGCCAATTTGTTATATTATATCACGGAAAAAGAGCCGGAGAAACCATATGGAAATGACGGGATTTTGAATCCAAAATGTGTGCACCCTTTGCCTGGTATAGAGATTCACAAATCATTTGAGCGATTAGAAAATCCAATGAGGAGAAAAAAGGTTAAAAAAGGACATGTGTTTGTAGGAACAATAAATAGAATTGTTATTATAAACATCTAACTGGGGCATTGATAGAGCATTTCAAGAGAGACGGAGGAAATCACAAATGAAGAAGAAACACTTGAAAATCGCAGTCATCGGAGGAGGTTCCTCCTATACGCCGGAGCTTGTTGAAGGTCTGATCCGGTATCATGATGAATTTCCGGTTGCTGAGCTGTATCTGGCAGATATTGAAGCAGGGGCGGGCAAGCTGAAAATTATAGGGGAACTGGCGCAGCGTATGATTGATGCAAGCGGCAAGCCTATCAGGCTGCATACGACACTGGACCGGCGCGAAGCGATTCGCGGTGCGGATTTTGTCGCTACGCAGATCCGTGTCGGTATGCTGGATGCACGCTCCAGAGATGAGAAGATACCGCTGGCCCACCATTTAATCGGCCAGGAGACGACGGGTGCGGGCGGGTTCGCCAAGGCGCTCCGCACCATTCCGGTCATTCTGGATATTTGCCGGGATATCGAGGAACTGGCTCCGGATGCGTTCATGATTAACTTCACCAACCCGGCCGGTATCATTACGGAAGCTGTCTCGAAGCATTCCCGGGTCAAGTCTGTGGGACTATGCAATCTTCCGATAAGCACGAAGATGCAGATCGCTGAGCTGTACGGGGTTCCGCAATCGCAGATGTTCATTGAGATTGTCGGGATCAATCACCTCAACTGGACGACCCGGGTACTGATTGAAGGGGAGGATGTGACGGAGGACTTTCTCAATAAGCTGTCGGGAGCCAAGGGGCCTTCGATGGCCAACATCCCCGATCTGGAGTGGGATTCGGAGTTCATTCAGTCCGTGGGTGCACTTCCTTGCCCTTATCACCGTTACTACTATATGAAGGAAGAGATGTACCGCGAGATCTCTGAGCATTACCAGGAGAGCGGCAAGACACGTGCCGATGATGTGAAGGAAGTGGAAGCCGAACTATTCGAGATCTATAAGCAGCCTGAAGTGAACAGTAAGCCGGCTCAATTGGAGCAACGCGGCGGTGCCTACTATTCGGAAGCGGCGGTTCAATTGATGAAGTCCATCTATAATGATACCGGTGATATTCAGACCGTCAATGTGCGTAATCAGGGGATTATTCCGGATCTTCCGGGTGATGTCTCGATTGAGATCAACTGTGTCATCAAATCCGACGGGCCGCATGCGCTTGCACCAAGCAAGCCCCTTCCCCCGCAGATCAGAGGTCTGCTTCAGGTAGTGAAGGCTTACGAGGAGTTGACCATAGATGCTGCAGTGAGAGGAGATTATGCCTCGGCACTGCAGGCGCTGACGATCCACCCGCTGGTGGGCGACGAGCGGATCGCCAAGGAAGTGCTGGCCGACATTCTGGAGCAGAATGCCGAATACCTGCCCCAATTCCGGGTGCGGGCAAGATAAACCCGGGAATAACATTATCAGCCCCTTTCTGCAGCGCCGATTAGCTGCTGAAAGGGGCTGATGTTATGCATGGCAGCCGTGTGTCCTGTTATACAGGGACTTCCCGGGTGCTGTTCTCCATCGGGGATTTGCAGAGCGGGCAGGGCTTGGAGGTCAGATGATCCTCAGCCCCGCCTGCCTTCATCCGGGTCCAGCCCGGGCAGGCTTTGCCGGTGCATGTCCAGACCGGGACAGTATGTGTTCTCGCTGCGGCTGAACCCGGGGCGCTGCTGCGGGTGATAGGCATTCTGCCCGGGCTGCTCCCTCCGGCGGCCGGAGCTGGTGCCTGCGGGCGCGCCGCCGAGCGGAAGGCCGCGAGCATGAAGCGTGAGACCTCCGCCTTCTTGCCCCGATGCCTGGCGGGCGAGCTGATGAACAGCTCCTCCTTGGCCCGGGTAACGGCCACATAGGCGAGCCGGCGCTCCTCTTCTAATGCGGCAATGCCCGCTTCGGCTGCGGCTCTGGCCGAAGCCGTGCTGATCACCGTTACCGAAGCCTTCCCTGGCTTGCGGTCCTTGGGGCGGGCCTCCTCCAAGGCGGAGCTGTGCGGAAGTATGCCCTCGGAGGCTCCGATCAGGAAGACTACGGGGAACTCCAGTCCCTTGGATTTGTGAATGGTCATCAGCGCCACCCGGTTGCCTTGCTCCTTCAGCCCCGGCTGCCGGTTCTGCTCATTGCGCTCTGTTACGTTGTCGATGAATTCGAGGAACAGCGGAATCGTAGCGAAGCGCTCTGCCGAGGCCTCCAGCTCATCGAGCATTTCCTTCAGCGTCTCCCGGTGCAGCGTAGCCTGATGGCGCTCGCTGCCTTCGATGAAATAATCGTAGAATACCGTGCGGATCTGGCGGATCGCTTGTAGCGGCGTCAGCTCCCGCAGGCCGCGGATCAGGTCCAGCCGCTCGCGCAGCCTGACTCCCTTGAAATCCTCCATCCCT
This genomic interval from Paenibacillus sp. FSL H8-0332 contains the following:
- a CDS encoding 6-phospho-beta-glucosidase, producing MKKKHLKIAVIGGGSSYTPELVEGLIRYHDEFPVAELYLADIEAGAGKLKIIGELAQRMIDASGKPIRLHTTLDRREAIRGADFVATQIRVGMLDARSRDEKIPLAHHLIGQETTGAGGFAKALRTIPVILDICRDIEELAPDAFMINFTNPAGIITEAVSKHSRVKSVGLCNLPISTKMQIAELYGVPQSQMFIEIVGINHLNWTTRVLIEGEDVTEDFLNKLSGAKGPSMANIPDLEWDSEFIQSVGALPCPYHRYYYMKEEMYREISEHYQESGKTRADDVKEVEAELFEIYKQPEVNSKPAQLEQRGGAYYSEAAVQLMKSIYNDTGDIQTVNVRNQGIIPDLPGDVSIEINCVIKSDGPHALAPSKPLPPQIRGLLQVVKAYEELTIDAAVRGDYASALQALTIHPLVGDERIAKEVLADILEQNAEYLPQFRVRAR
- a CDS encoding GntR family transcriptional regulator; protein product: MTKRTNNTLYFNIKEQLLKQIQSGFYAVGEKLPTEAALCEMFSASRTTIRLALSELEVQDILERHQGKGTFVKRKELQLNQKRSFTEDVLMSGKEPTSTIIEAKVTPAEIPLNEFLNIPLKAPVNQLLRLRYADNEPLLYETTYIAWDLAPGLINEYKDGSLFSFLESEYNLKAHRSVEQLKPVLADKTASRLLGVKEGSPCLQVRTFTYLADGSPLEYSFGVFRGDFPSYTIERQFG